A single region of the Nicotiana sylvestris chromosome 6, ASM39365v2, whole genome shotgun sequence genome encodes:
- the LOC138871011 gene encoding uncharacterized protein: MEDLSRQFKSVKFSHLMRKIHEQFKITHWNSTPYQPKANGAVEAANKNIKKILRMMIQSSRQWHEKLLFALLGYRTTLRTSVGATPYLLVYGTEAVIPAEVEILSLRIIAEAETEDNEWVKTHLEQLTLIDEKRMAAGCHGQLYQQRMARAYNKKVRPRNFEVGKLVLMHILPYHQEAKGKFAPN, translated from the coding sequence CCATTTGATGAGGAAAATACacgaacaattcaagataacgcattggaactctactccttatcagcccaaagccaatggtgccgttgaagcagcaaacaagaacatcaaaaagattttgagaatgATGATTCAAAGctccaggcagtggcatgaaaagttgttgtttgcattgttgggatatcgcactactttgcgcacatcagtcggagcaaccccctatcttttggtttatggcactgaagccgtaatacccgcagaagttgaaatccttTCCCTCCGGATCATtgctgaagctgaaactgaagacaatgagtgggtcaaaactcatcTGGAACAATTAaccctgatcgatgaaaagcgaatggccgcaggctgccacgggcagttgtatcaacaaagaatggcccgtgcctacaacaagaaagtgcggcctagaaattttgaagtggggaAACTTGTTTTAATGCATATTCTTCCCTatcatcaggaagcaaaaggaaagtttgctcctaactag